One stretch of Streptomyces hygroscopicus DNA includes these proteins:
- a CDS encoding HrcA family transcriptional regulator, which yields MLSERRLEVLRAIVQDYVGTEEPVGSKALTERHRLGVSPATVRNDMAALEDEGFIAQPHTSAGRIPTDKGYRLFVDKLAGVKPLSSPERRAIQNFLDGAVDLDDVVGRTVRLLAQLTRQVAVVQYPSLTRSTVRHVELLPLATARVMLVLITDTGRVEQRMVDCPTPITEDSLADLRARLNSRVVGRRFADVPQLVQDLPESFEQEDRGTVSIVLSTLLETLVEETEERLMIGGTANLTRFVHDFPLTIRPVLEALEEHVVLLKLLGEAKDSGMTVRIGHENAHEGLNATSVVAVGYGSGDEAVAKLGVVGPTRMDYPGTMGAVRAVARYVGQILAES from the coding sequence GTGCTCAGCGAACGCAGACTCGAGGTGCTGCGTGCCATTGTCCAGGACTATGTGGGGACGGAGGAGCCGGTCGGCTCCAAGGCGCTCACCGAGCGGCACCGGCTGGGGGTCTCCCCGGCCACGGTGCGTAACGACATGGCCGCTCTGGAGGACGAGGGGTTCATCGCCCAGCCGCATACGAGCGCCGGGCGGATCCCCACGGACAAGGGCTATCGCCTCTTCGTGGACAAGCTGGCGGGAGTGAAGCCGCTGTCCAGCCCGGAACGGCGGGCCATTCAGAACTTCCTGGACGGCGCGGTCGACCTCGATGACGTGGTGGGCCGCACGGTCCGGCTGCTGGCGCAGCTGACCCGGCAGGTGGCGGTGGTGCAGTATCCGTCGCTGACCCGTTCGACGGTGCGCCATGTGGAGCTGCTGCCGCTGGCCACGGCCCGGGTGATGCTGGTGCTGATCACGGATACCGGCCGGGTGGAGCAGCGCATGGTGGACTGCCCCACCCCGATCACCGAGGACTCGCTGGCCGATCTGCGCGCCCGGCTCAACAGCCGGGTCGTGGGTCGGCGTTTCGCGGATGTGCCGCAGTTGGTGCAGGATCTTCCGGAGTCCTTCGAACAGGAGGACCGGGGGACCGTCTCGATCGTGCTGTCGACCTTGCTCGAGACGCTTGTGGAGGAGACCGAGGAGCGGCTGATGATCGGCGGCACCGCGAACCTCACCCGTTTCGTGCATGATTTCCCCCTGACGATCCGGCCCGTCCTGGAGGCACTCGAGGAGCATGTCGTCCTCCTCAAGTTGCTGGGCGAGGCCAAGGACTCGGGTATGACCGTGCGGATCGGGCATGAGAATGCTCACGAGGGGCTCAACGCCACCTCGGTCGTCGCGGTCGGCTACGGTTCCGGCGACGAGGCGGTCGCCAAACTCGGCGTGGTCGGACCGACCCGCATGGACTACCCCGGAACGATGGGAGCGGTACGCGCAGTGGCACGTTACGTCGGACAGATCCTGGCGGAGTCGTAA